The following proteins are encoded in a genomic region of Populus nigra chromosome 16, ddPopNigr1.1, whole genome shotgun sequence:
- the LOC133675745 gene encoding UPF0481 protein At3g47200-like yields the protein MSIALNIEGPSLSPSHSPPSHSTSCCTDHAWLQSLMTESRAGNSNQVNELEVPRVPSQFRKMKENTDCYEPLVVSIGPYHHGKKELKEMEKLKAEMAGQFVKDSRVTAEEMYSKVKELVSDARKCYAEESTCQFNDEKFAQMMFLDGYFILQVVSDKLEKQNLRKEEFASVRRDLFLLENQLPFRVLIPLMRIYKSKADHIAWKDKPSSRQKLSSESEDQDLMKMFVHFFEDIHAIPSQTESFWEMISNFLSELPRKLISRSTGTVNSLDFCYHLLDFFCWKFVYVGEELERERGGRRYGEITSWNRYYSVNELKNVGISFMPSNTRVFTDVKFKNTLLGGALCIPPLSIEEETKPLLLNLAAYETCAGWYYARCTSYVCLMRSLIDKPEDVKELRSKGILRTTIGSDDRIAQIFKEITTNLAPNPTAYTKVKRSVESHYRSSVKRWIIENKGPFSRSVVKYSFIYGIAVSAIQAYLAETKEKPGFGNCSCSNATL from the exons ATGTCTATAGCACTAAATATTGAGGGCCCTTCACTTAGTCCTTCACATAGTCCTCCTTCGCATAGTACAAGCTGCTGTACTGATCATGCGTGGCTGCAGTCCTTGATGACCGAAAGTAGGGCCGGAAATTCCAACCAAGTGAATGAGCTAGAGGTTCCAAGGGTTCCATCACAGTTTCGCAAAATGAAAGAGAACACGGATTGCTATGAGCCACTGGTTGTCTCCATCGGTCCCTATCACCATGGGAAAAAAGAACTCAAGGAAATGGAGAAGCTCAAGGCTGAAATGGCCGGCCAGTTTGTCAAAGATAGTAGAGTGACTGCTGAAGAAATGTACAGCAAGGTCAAAGAATTGGTCAGCGATGCAAGGAAATGCTATGCAGAGGAGTCAACATGTCAGTTCAACGATGAGAAATTCGCCCAGATGATGTTTCTTGATGGCTATTTCATTCTCCAGGTTGTCTCCGACAAGCTTGAGAAACAGAACCTGAGGAAGGAAGAATTTGCTTCGGTTAGAAGGGACTTGTTCTTACTAGAGAACCAACTCCCCTTTCGAGTTCTTATCCCATTGATGAG GATATATAAAAGCAAAGCGGATCACATTGCTTGGAAGGATAAGCCTTCATCCCGACAA AAGCTGAGTTCGGAAAGTGAAGATCAAGATTTGATGAAAATGTTTGTACATTTCTTCGAAGACATTCATGCAATACCTTCTCAAACAGAGTCGTTCTGGGAAATGATATCCAATTTTCTTTCAGAATTGCCAAGAAAATTAATATCAAGATCCACGGGTACTGTCAATAGTTTAGATTTCTGCTATCATCTTctcgattttttttgttggaagtTCGTATACGTCGGCGAAGAATTAGAACGTGAACGAGGGGGAAGAAGGTACGGGGAGATCACAAGCTGGAACCGGTATTATTCTGTCAACGAGCTTAAGAACGTTGGAATTTCTTTTATGCCAAGCAACACCCGTGTTTTCACCGATGTCAAGTTCAAAAATACATTGCTCGGTGGAGCACTCTGCATTCCTCCACTAAGCATAGAGGAAGAAACCAAGCCCTTGCTTTTGAACTTGGCAGCCTACGAAACATGCGCTGGTTGGTATTATGCTAGGTGCACTTCGTATGTATGCCTTATGCGTTCTCTGATTGATAAACCTGAAGATGTGAAGGAGCTGCGATCAAAGGGAATACTCCGCACCACTATAGGAAGTGACGATCGGATAGCACAAATCTTCAAAGAGATAACAACCAATCTGGCGCCCAACCCTACTGCTTATACGAAGGTCAAACGCTCTGTTGAATCACATTATAGAAGCAGTGTTAAGAGATGGATCATTGAAAATAAGGGTCCTTTTTCTAGATCAGTGGTCAAGTACtcttttatttatggcattgcAGTAAGTGCCATACAAGCTTACTTAGCAGAAACAAAAGAGAAACCAGGTTTCGGCAACTGCAGCTGCTCAAACGCCACCCTATAA